One genomic region from Pyxicephalus adspersus chromosome 1, UCB_Pads_2.0, whole genome shotgun sequence encodes:
- the HMGA1 gene encoding high mobility group protein HMG-I/HMG-Y isoform X2, with product MRWRSVYRITRLGGDFSVLPSIPPAMVMLRMVARAVVLQSASAILSAESVVNVDGPCCGEDTRGSAVYRRYFNMSDSKVKTAAKGASSEETEKRGRGRPRKKTQEASSQVTRSNSPSQEQSNAKEPSGSPTTKRPRGRPKGSTKKGNKETSNSKKSESGKNSGRKKGAKKQEEEEEEGGTAESSEDQ from the exons ATGCGGTGGCGGTCAGTGTACAGAATTACCAGGCTGGGGGGGGATTTCTCTGTGCTGCCCTCCATCCCTCCTGCAATGGTGATGCTGAGAATGGTTGCCAGGGCTGTTGTGCTGCAAAGTGCTTCTGCCATCCTCAGTGCGGAGTCTGTGGTGAATGTTGACGGCCCCTGTTGTGGGGAAGACACACGAGGTTCTGCTGTGTATAGACG ATATTTCAACATGAGTGATTCAAAGGTTAAAACAGCAGCAAAGGGGGCTTCTTCAGAGGAGACCGAGAAGCGTGGTAGAGGTCGTCCACGGAAAAAAACACAG GAAGCCTCAAGCCAAGTTACAAGGTCAAACTCTCCTTCACAAGAACAAAGTAATGCAAAA GAGCCAAGTGGTTCTCCAACCACAAAACGCCCACGCGGTCGCCCTAAAGGCAGCACAAAAAAAGGCAACAAGGAAACCTCAAATAGTAAG aaatctgaaagtggaaaaaacagtggaagaaaaaaaggtGCTAAGAAACAA gaggaggaggaagaagagggggGCACAGCAGAGTCATCCGAAGATCAGTGA
- the HMGA1 gene encoding high mobility group protein HMG-I/HMG-Y isoform X3, producing the protein MSDSKVKTAAKGASSEETEKRGRGRPRKKTQEASSQVTRSNSPSQEQSNAKVSMEPSGSPTTKRPRGRPKGSTKKGNKETSNSKKSESGKNSGRKKGAKKQEEEEEEGGTAESSEDQ; encoded by the exons ATGAGTGATTCAAAGGTTAAAACAGCAGCAAAGGGGGCTTCTTCAGAGGAGACCGAGAAGCGTGGTAGAGGTCGTCCACGGAAAAAAACACAG GAAGCCTCAAGCCAAGTTACAAGGTCAAACTCTCCTTCACAAGAACAAAGTAATGCAAAAGTGAGTATG GAGCCAAGTGGTTCTCCAACCACAAAACGCCCACGCGGTCGCCCTAAAGGCAGCACAAAAAAAGGCAACAAGGAAACCTCAAATAGTAAG aaatctgaaagtggaaaaaacagtggaagaaaaaaaggtGCTAAGAAACAA gaggaggaggaagaagagggggGCACAGCAGAGTCATCCGAAGATCAGTGA
- the HMGA1 gene encoding high mobility group protein HMG-I/HMG-Y isoform X1, whose translation MADRLGMRWRSVYRITRLGGDFSVLPSIPPAMVMLRMVARAVVLQSASAILSAESVVNVDGPCCGEDTRGSAVYRRYFNMSDSKVKTAAKGASSEETEKRGRGRPRKKTQEASSQVTRSNSPSQEQSNAKVSMEPSGSPTTKRPRGRPKGSTKKGNKETSNSKKSESGKNSGRKKGAKKQEEEEEEGGTAESSEDQ comes from the exons ATGGCAGATCGTTTAGGCATGCGGTGGCGGTCAGTGTACAGAATTACCAGGCTGGGGGGGGATTTCTCTGTGCTGCCCTCCATCCCTCCTGCAATGGTGATGCTGAGAATGGTTGCCAGGGCTGTTGTGCTGCAAAGTGCTTCTGCCATCCTCAGTGCGGAGTCTGTGGTGAATGTTGACGGCCCCTGTTGTGGGGAAGACACACGAGGTTCTGCTGTGTATAGACG ATATTTCAACATGAGTGATTCAAAGGTTAAAACAGCAGCAAAGGGGGCTTCTTCAGAGGAGACCGAGAAGCGTGGTAGAGGTCGTCCACGGAAAAAAACACAG GAAGCCTCAAGCCAAGTTACAAGGTCAAACTCTCCTTCACAAGAACAAAGTAATGCAAAAGTGAGTATG GAGCCAAGTGGTTCTCCAACCACAAAACGCCCACGCGGTCGCCCTAAAGGCAGCACAAAAAAAGGCAACAAGGAAACCTCAAATAGTAAG aaatctgaaagtggaaaaaacagtggaagaaaaaaaggtGCTAAGAAACAA gaggaggaggaagaagagggggGCACAGCAGAGTCATCCGAAGATCAGTGA